In a genomic window of Meleagris gallopavo isolate NT-WF06-2002-E0010 breed Aviagen turkey brand Nicholas breeding stock chromosome 1, Turkey_5.1, whole genome shotgun sequence:
- the LOC100544478 gene encoding trypsin II-P29 isoform X1 yields the protein MNSLFLILSCLGAAVAFPGGADDDKIVGGYTCPEHSVPYQVSLNSGYHFCGGSLINSQWVLSAAHCYKSRIQVRLGEYNIDVEEDSEVVRSSSVIVRHPKYSSLTLNNDIMLIKLASAVEYSADVQPIALPSACAKAGTECLISGWGNTLSNGYNYPELLQCLKAPILSDQECQEAYPGDITSNMICVGFLEGGKDSCQGDSGGPVACNGELQGIVSWGIGCALKGYPGVYTKVCNYVDWIQETIAAY from the exons ATGAATTCTCTCTTCCTGATTCTCTCCTGCCTGGGAGCAGCTG TTGCTTTCCCTGGAGGTGCTGATGATGACAAGATTGTGGGAGGCTACACCTGTCCAGAGCACTCAGTTCCCTACCAGGTGTCCCTGAACTCTGGCTATCACTTCTGTGGAGGTTCCCTCATCAACAGCCAGTGGGTCTTGTCAGCTGCTCACTGCTATAAATC CCGCATACAAGTGAGGCTGGGAGAGTACAACATCGATGTGGAGGAAGACAGTGAAGTAGTCAGGAGTTCATCAGTAATCGTTCGCCATCCTAAATACAGTTCACTAACCCTCAATAATGACATTATGTTGATCAAGTTGGCATCTGCGGTGGAATACAGTGCTGACGTTCAACCCATAGCTCTGCCCAGCGCCTGTGCCAAGGCGGGGACCGAGTGCCTGATTTCAGGATGGGGAAACACGCTGAGCAATGGCT ACAATTACCCTGAACTTCTCCAGTGCCTGAAAGCTCCAATTCTGAGTGACCAAGAGTGCCAAGAGGCTTACCCTGGTGATATCACCAGCAACATGATCTGCGTCGGATTCCTGGAGGGTGGGAAAGACTCATGCCAG GGTGACTCAGGCGGACCAGTTGCGTGCAATGGAGAGCTGCAAGGAATTGTGTCCTGGGGAATTGGATGTGCTCTGAAAGGTTATCCTGGAGTTTACACCAAGGTCTGCAATTACGTTGACTGGATCCAGGAAACCATTGCAGCCTACTGA
- the LOC100544478 gene encoding trypsin II-P29 isoform X2: MNSLFLILSCLGAAVAFPGGADDDKIVGGYTCPEHSVPYQVSLNSGYHFCGGSLINSQWVLSAAHCYKSRIQVRLGEYNIDVEEDSEVVRSSSVIVRHPKYSSLTLNNDIMLIKLASAVEYSADVQPIALPSACAKAGTECLISGWGNTLSNGYNYPELLQCLKAPILSDQECQEAYPGDITSNMICVGFLEGGKDSCQGAPGCMVCFSTWQRA; encoded by the exons ATGAATTCTCTCTTCCTGATTCTCTCCTGCCTGGGAGCAGCTG TTGCTTTCCCTGGAGGTGCTGATGATGACAAGATTGTGGGAGGCTACACCTGTCCAGAGCACTCAGTTCCCTACCAGGTGTCCCTGAACTCTGGCTATCACTTCTGTGGAGGTTCCCTCATCAACAGCCAGTGGGTCTTGTCAGCTGCTCACTGCTATAAATC CCGCATACAAGTGAGGCTGGGAGAGTACAACATCGATGTGGAGGAAGACAGTGAAGTAGTCAGGAGTTCATCAGTAATCGTTCGCCATCCTAAATACAGTTCACTAACCCTCAATAATGACATTATGTTGATCAAGTTGGCATCTGCGGTGGAATACAGTGCTGACGTTCAACCCATAGCTCTGCCCAGCGCCTGTGCCAAGGCGGGGACCGAGTGCCTGATTTCAGGATGGGGAAACACGCTGAGCAATGGCT ACAATTACCCTGAACTTCTCCAGTGCCTGAAAGCTCCAATTCTGAGTGACCAAGAGTGCCAAGAGGCTTACCCTGGTGATATCACCAGCAACATGATCTGCGTCGGATTCCTGGAGGGTGGGAAAGACTCATGCCAG GGTGCCCCAGGCTGTATGGTTTGTTTCAGCACTTGGCAGCGTGCTTAG